In the Psychromonas sp. psych-6C06 genome, one interval contains:
- a CDS encoding GNAT family N-acetyltransferase produces the protein MIKITTQRLILRPFQQDDLSALHRLFSCPEVMRFSLNGPYSEEKTYALMNQCIEKSQQNQASLLAVIDKKNRQLIGSCGFFAQTIQGNDELELGYRLIKSEWGKGLATEAATAMKNYAFSEMRLTRLISIIEKDNLASLRVAEKNGFKLEKVMRYDGRIEVGIYAVNA, from the coding sequence ATGATTAAAATTACTACTCAACGACTTATTTTACGCCCTTTTCAGCAAGATGATTTATCGGCACTGCATCGGCTCTTTAGCTGCCCTGAAGTGATGCGATTTTCACTCAACGGTCCCTATAGCGAAGAAAAAACATACGCTTTGATGAATCAATGCATTGAAAAATCACAGCAAAACCAAGCAAGCTTACTAGCGGTAATCGATAAAAAAAATCGACAACTTATTGGTTCTTGTGGTTTCTTTGCGCAAACGATTCAAGGTAATGACGAACTAGAGCTCGGTTACCGATTAATAAAGAGCGAATGGGGAAAAGGACTTGCGACAGAAGCGGCAACAGCCATGAAAAACTACGCTTTTTCTGAAATGAGATTAACCCGCTTAATTTCTATAATCGAAAAAGATAATCTTGCATCGCTGCGAGTTGCTGAAAAAAATGGTTTTAAGCTAGAAAAAGTAATGCGCTATGACGGTCGGATTGAAGTTGGAATCTATGCTGTTAATGCATGA